Genomic DNA from Cloeon dipterum chromosome 3, ieCloDipt1.1, whole genome shotgun sequence:
GCGATTTGGCCGACAAACAAAACGAGCAGCGTCAGGCCCtgtcaaatcaaaatcagacTCCCTTAAAGGAAAGGCCAGAATTTTCCATTCATCGGGCACCGCGCGCCTCGAATTGGTGTTCAATAACAAGCGAATTGACCTTACAGTCAATAAGGGTCAGGTCAGCAGGCCGCGGTACGGAAAACTGACCCTTACGGCCAGCCGAGGGGCGCGGGTGGCGCCTCGCCCGGCCCAGCGTCGCACTCGCCGAATGGGCGGCTCCTTTGCCCAAAAGGGCTCGGCGCCCGCCAAGCATCGATGTTCGATCCGGCCAAACACTAATAAATCTCGCAATCCCAGCACTAAATGATGTTtccaaattagaataaaattgaaggattttttatttaggtcTATAATCTATTCTCGAGTTACAAACCTGTAGTTAAgtgtacaatatttttttcattaaaattataggaAATGGATAGTTGAGGGTTGAGGatctcaaaatataattaatttaaattactgtaaatttaatttaaactataattaatctttgaataattcaagCAAATTACAGATGTGGCTAGATTCATTGTTAATTGATCGCTTTATTGAGTAAtttattaaggaaaaaattcattaccTTCCGCCTTCCGGacgtttaattcaaattttccctttcataattttccaagccCCATAATCAGCAAcccaaattgattaattaacttttaaaagccTTTCATTGCCTagtttttatctttatttttcgTGTTAAAAGTGTTGGTTGACACAAATTCCAAACGAATGAAATGCTCGCTCGACTCCCGTTCGTCCACATCAAAGGGAACGTATGCACGATCCTCTCACGCTGAGTAAACAAATTCGGCGATTCGCACATGGTGGGCGTGTCCTCGTGTGGTTGGTGACGAAATCGATCGATTGTGCGCCGAACGACGATACTCGCGAGGCCTGTttgtggctggctggctctccTCCAGTGTAGCGATGGCCCCGCTCGTGACAGATCAATGGACTCGAATGTCAGTGCCCCTCGGGGGCCCCCGCGCCCCCGGCTCGGCAGCGCCCTCCTCACGCCTCTCGTGTCTGTTCGCAGGTGACCAAGCCGTCGGGGCCGCCGAgtgtgccgccgccggcgccgcccACGGCCGCCGGTGCAGCGCCCAGCACCGCCCCACCGCCGCCCCCGGCCCAGATCAACAAACTCAAGCTGGCTGGACCACCGCACAACCTGAAGAATAAGGACAAGCGACAGGGCTCGTCCCGCTTCAACGTCAGCAAGAACCGCGAGCTGCAGAAGCTGCCCTCGCTCAAAGGTGAGTCGGACGTCTGACCAGAAAAACATCCTGGGGCACCGCACGCCCTGAATAGAAGTTGCATGTCAACAtcagaatttttctttgttacaACTGAATTGTATTTCTTGCTTTGTTTTCTTATTGCCGTCACATTCCAGAAAATGGTGCTCACAATTATTCACATTTGAAATTCACATTCCCCTCGTTAGGCGTATTCCATAAGTTTGTTTTAGCGACTTagatttaagataaaaatttcaacctaTTGACTTATAAATCATGACTAGATATCGCGCGCAATGCACATTTTTAtcacttgatttttaaaatgaagtgtatttaaaaaaaatattttaagaacgaCCAGTTGTCCTAATCAGTGCATTTGAAATGAACAGGCAGTAAATCCTCCAAACCCTGACGCAGGTGCCGCCTGTGGCGGTCTCCTGCAAGTTAGATAAGCAAAGAATCTCTCGCTTGTTCTTGCTCTATTTTCTGCCCTGACCGATAACACTAGATAATTTTAGTCCCGAAAATTTCTTTTCGAAACTATGCCTCGTTCAATTTCTTTCGTGTCTAAATAATTATCCATGAAACAAACGTTTcgttcattattaaaaatcaatagcaaTTTTACGAAACCTATTATGGCCCTGAAGGAGATTGGAGGCAAGCACGTCAGGCGCCGACCAAGGTGGGAAGGCAAAGCCGAATTAGCGAggaattgctcaaatattgTCACTACGTACACTTTTCATCGGAACGCGTAGCGGCAAGAGCGCCTTGTGCGTGCTCTATCGGCCCCGCGAGATGACACCGATCCGTCCCGCGGGCCGATTTATCGCTGTTAAACGGCCATTCGTTTTAATTGAAGCTGCGTGAGCATTTGACTATTAGAAAGCGCGTTTGATTGCGACGGGTAAAGTGTGGTGTGCGAATCAGTGCTGCGTCGTCCGCCGGCCGTACCGCCTAGATGCAGCTGCGAGCGATCGGTTTTTATCATCCACTTACTCATTTGCTCCTCTAATTCCATTAATTGGCCACTATCGCCGCCACTAATCACTAACACGGCAATAgttgtttcatttccattttccgCCCATCTCTCAAACTCTCTTTTGCCTttcaatggctgtctcctccTTGTTCCTggttgccaattttttcatcacttttCGGAATTCAATGATCATCTTGCTGAATCATGTTAACTGACGTGCATTGAAATCAGCTGGTTCATACTTAATTGCATAGCAATCAATGCTTGATCATGGGATTgtggaataattttgttggttcttcatattttaactttattacATAAGGCTAAATTTAGCTTACGGCGTAATTTGATCAAGAAATTCCTTAccttttctatttattttttcacatatTTACAATATAATGCGTACATCTCAGAAtccgatatttattttgaaatggcATTTCCGTGTAGTTATCTGTAAACAGAAAACTTCCTGTATATAGTTTCCTTTGGTTTCATTGCTGATTGGAAATCAAGcttgtaaacaatttttaaaacaagcgAAGCTGATTTGGATCGTTCCTCCAAGTCAGTAATCGATTTTAACATTCCTTTGGAAACCAGTTGGCGCATTGGTGGCACTGACCTTCTCGCACTTGATTCACTTGCACATGGATCAAGTAGAAAGTTGGATTATATCGCATGCACTCGCGCGCGTTTTGAAAGCGAAATTACTGACGCTTTTTCTTGCTTGCCCTAACAGAGGCGAACCCGGCCGACAAAGAGCAGCTGTTCATCGAGAAGCTGCGACAATGCTGCACGCTGTTCGACTTTGTGTCCGACCCGCTGTCCGACCTGAAATGGAAGGAGGTGAAGAGGGCCGCCCTGCACGAGATGGTCGAGCACGTCACCTCGCAGAAGGGTGTCATCACCGAGGCTGTCTATCCTGAGGCTGTCGCTATGGTCGGTTACGCAAATCTTTCGTGGGGCGCGTGTGTTTCATGCTCAGTTTTTCCAGTTCGCAGTGAACCTGTTCAGGACTCTGCCTCCGTCGAGTAACCCGAATGGTGCAGAGTTTGACCCTGAAGAGGACGAACCCACCCTTGAGGCCGCGTGGCCGCATTTGCAGCTAGTCTACGAGTTCTTCCTCAGGTAACTCATCGCGTCCTTAAGtggatattttgaaaaaaaaattaaaatgtgcacattaaaattttaataattaaattatcctcTTTTGGACTTGAATGAAATAGCTTTTAAACTTGAATTCAGATATTTCTCTatgataattttggaaattattacTTCCCTATCATTGTTCccacattaaatttgagttaCTCGCACTTACTAAGGAAATTCATAGATTTGTGGAACTTTCATATATAAAAAGGATCATTGTTGATAAATACATTGCAATTTACTGTCAATAATCAAACTTTATAGTTCTAATCTCCCCTTGCATTACAGATTCCTGGAGTCACCAGACTTTCAGCCCTCCACAGCCAAAAGGTTCATTGATCAGAAGTTTGTTATGCAGGTGAGTTTAGCGTGCCTCTTTTTCTAATCACAACTGTTGACACCACTGCCTTGCACAGTTGTTGGATCTCTTCGACTCGGAAGATCCGCGCGAGCGCGACTTCTTGAAGACAACGCTGCATAGGATATACGGCAAATTCTTGGGTCTGCGCGCCTACATCCGCAAGCAGATCAACAACATCTTCTACAAGTTCATCTACGAGACGGAGCACCACAACGGTATCGCCGAGCTGCTCGAGATCCTGGGCAGCATCATCAATGGCTTCGCCCTGCCGCTGAAGGAGGAGCACAAAGTGTTTCTGCTCAAGGTGCTGCTGCCTCTGCATAAAGTCAAGTCGCTCTCCGTCTACCACCCGCAGCTCGCCTACTGCATAGTTCAGTTCCTCGAGAAGGATCCCAGTCTCACGGAGCCAGTCATCATGTCCCTACTCAAATTCTGGCCTAAAACACACTCTCCCAAAGAGGTATGTGGCATTCATATACCATTAGTATATTGAAGTAAGTTtaagttgaatattttaagtcagttaaaattttgtgcttcTGAGAAGGGCAAAACGGTGTACTTAAAATAAGAtaagaaatgagaaataataatatgattCATATCTGTTTTATGTGGTTGATTGCAGtcatggaattttaaaaggaataaattagtAAGATAATAAACTATTCACATTTACGACTCTcgcgaaaatgttttttttaccatTAAATTATAAGAAGTATTTATATATTGCAAGAAACGGTTTTGTTCAGATtgatcacatttttatttatcatattttggCATGAAAAcgataatttgttaaatactttaaaaattactctcaaAGGTAATCTCAAGCATTTCTTGATATATTGTGACCGGCCAGGTAATGTTTTTGACACATGTTTTTCCTAATTGATATCAGGAAGAAAATCTATCCAAAAAGTCGTATATTTGATGCTTGTTAGTTGGAAATTAGTATAGCATCTAcaatttgaaccaaaatatCTGAATTTGCCTCCAGGTCATGTTCTTGAACGAACTCGAAGAGATCCTAGATGTCATCGAGCCTGCTGAATTCCAAAAAGTGATGATCCCTCTTTTCAGACAACTCGCTAAATGTGTTTCAAGTCCTCACTTCCAGGTAATGTCGGCAATTACGACCATGTTTCGCAAGGCTAAATACTGAATTAATTCACAGGTGGCTGAAAGGGCGCTCTATTACTGGAATAACGAGTACATCATGTCCTTAATAAGTGACAATGCACCAACGATTTTGCCTATCATGTTCCCGTCACTCTACAGAAATTCTAAATCTCACTGGAACAAGTAACATGCCCTTTCTTGCAGCATGTGACACTGAAATACTAAAAACGCGCCTTTTCCAGGACTATTCATGGTCTGATTTACAACGCGCTCAAGCTTTTCATGGAGATGAACCAGAAGCTTTTTGATGAATGCACACAAAACTACAAGCAGGAGAGAGCGAAGTACGGCGAATTGCAGTCTCAAATCTGAACGCAAGTGCTTAACCGCTCAATCCCTTTGCAGGAGAGAGAAGGAAAGGGCCAAGGAGAGGGAGGATGCGTGGATTAGGGTGCACCAGTTGGCCAGGCAGAACTACCCTGATCTGCCCATGGTTGACCTAGGCACGTTCGAGTTTGATCCTGTGGTTGGAGATATTCCAGACATGGATGACATCAACTACGACAAGATCGAAATCGAGTCCAGAGAGGTCAGAAAAAGTTAATCTCGCACATGTCAaagccattttttgtttgttcctATAAATTTATGTGCTAATAAATGAATCTTAGTTATAAGTTTTGGGCTAGGCAAGGGTCTTGTCCATCCCATTTAAGcctagattttaatttatggataTCAAAATTGTGACCAGCAATTGTATCAcacaaatatacatatttcttTCTCAATGGATCTCAGAAACTGCATTTTATGTCGCTTTTAGGCGTAGGGCTAGAAGTGTATGCTTGAGTAGTTTCAGTTATTGTGACGTCACAAGCTTGGCACATTGCGAGATGAGATAATAATTAGTTAGAATACACATCACAAACTATGCATCCAAGTTCTGCTGGTACCAAATTGACTTTTCCGGTAATGTGAGCCAAATTATGGTTGTAAAACCCAGAAGTGGAGACTTGccaatgaaaaattcgctGTAAGGGTTTTATGAATACTTTCACCTGCTCTAAAGTTTTTTCCTCAATCATGATCTAAAGTGAagcatgaaaaaattatggaCGTGGGTGAAGCTGCCTTGCTGAacggcaataaaattaataattaaaggtGCAGATTGATTAGGGGTCGCCTAACTAGAATTGTAACTGCAAAAAGGGTGACACTATCAAGACTTAAATTAGCTCTTAATctttattctaatttaaagCTGCACAACTCATCAAACCCATTTGACACCATTTATCATTACCAAATCATGCATTAAAATGCGGCCTCTTCTGTGTATCAGGCTCGCCAAGCTGTCCGCAACAAAGAGAAACCACTGCTCAGGAGGAAGTCCGAGCTGCCTCACGACACTTACACCATCAAAGCCTTGATTGACCACCAGCGCGCAGACGAATACCTGACCACACCACCCGACGTCAACAAGTGCTAGGCCAGCCAGCTTTTTATGTATTGTGATTCCAAGACATTCCACCTCCCAGCAAACGAGTTGTACGTTATTTAACACTAAAAGAGTTACAAAGGGCAAGCAGGAATTATTACAAGCGAGACGATGCGGACGCGTTGCGGGATAGAAGTAATTTAAGTCGCATCAAGTCTTAGAGGAGTAAAAAATGTGTGGTGCCTGACGCTGAGCTGTTATTTGGATCTGGGATGGGCAGGGCCGACGTTTTGTAGTCGCCGTTGCATTTTGTCGAGCGTTTCTAAACTGCGGGTCACAGTGATTCCCAAATCTCTCCCAACTGCAACGTTTAATTATGGTGCTTTCCACAGTGATTAGAAATTCCGCGAGAGGTTCAAATTGATCAGTTCCAATTAATGAATTAGGTACCTTAACGCACTCATTCTTTGTTAgtcaatggaaatttaaaaaagatcaAGTTGTTGTCAATCAAAAGCGTTATTAGCAGCTGGATGCCTTGCGAAAGCAAAAACGAAATTTGTTGTTTAGATGCTGGCCCGAATTAAGAAgttattttatctctttattTCAGCAGTAGGATATGTACCATAATAGTGTCAGTATTGTTTAAAAGAACTATTTCATCCGCTGTTATACATACAATAGGAGTTATTATGATGGAAAGTGAggagaataaatattataaatattgtacCAAGCATGGAACTAATGTGTTTCATTTTCCAGAACTTTGTCACTCTGTGAAATTATCTGAGGTTAAGAATGATAGTTCTATTCAGACGGCAATGATTAAGATTGCACAAGAGACGACTAATTGAATGGTGAGCAAATGATGAAGCGACAGAAAGACACGTTTCAATGACTTCTCATTAGGCGTTTAATCGTGGCGAGTATCACATTGACTTGTTAATTAGCTCAGTTCGAAGCCAGCTCCAGCCTGGATTGCATAGAGTAGCTTCGCCTTGAGCGTGTCTTCATCCTTGAATTGCGGCAACTTCAATAGATTCATGCACGTGCTGGCTGACGGCAGGCGCTCCTCCGTACCAGCCATTTGAATGCAGAACGGAGGATATAACTCCTGCATTAATTCATCATCATCTTAATTGCGTGACGAAAAAAGCACAAATCATACCTTGAACCCCAGAAGCGGAGGCCGTGAGCAGCTGGTCACGAATTTCAGCAACTGACGCCTTTGAAGGTCGTTGAACGTTTCGACCGCCCGCCAAAATGAGCCAATAGTCGGATGGTCTTGCGAGTAGCCACCTGTAGTAGAGGATtgagtgtttaattttgtgtgtgtctGCTTTAATGAAACGATTTTACCTGTGTACTGGGTGTGAGCTCGCAAATCGTTTATGTTAACGGGAATCTGCGCACCTGAGATGAGCACTTGGAACTCTTTGTAGTCGAACATTTGCAGCCACTCAAGTGGGATCACATCAGCTAACCCCTAaaaccataaattaaaaactgatgAATTCTAAGGAAGGAGTTGaggggaaaatttttcaaaaatgaattgcCAAAAAATATCGAATGGCTCGGATCTGCGTGATGTAATTCAGGATGGATagcaattattgaaatttgagaccgtaaaattaaataacacgctCTCTTAAGGAGCAGCGGCCGATTTGGTCCCACAGGCCTCATCAGCCTTAACTCCAAAACAGTATTCATAACACGGAGAATTAACCAAAGAGAACTCTGgatcagcaattttttaaatcggtttaatttcatgaaataccTGCTACTggatgcatttattttttaaataaaaagattgaaTGGGTGTCTGCATAAATTGTTtaagatttttgcaaaaatcgctTTCTTCGGATTTTACAAGCTCTGATTAATATCATTAACATTATTTGGATATTAATGGAAAGAGAGATCACCTGCTTGAAGGCATTGCATTGTGCCCTGATCTGCTTGTTTAGCTTGTAGTCGGCGATGAGGTGGATGTACTCAATCCTGTTTGCAAGAGTGACCCCAATAGTAGAACCCCCTGGCTTTAGCTCCTCCACTTTGGACTCGCCAAGCTCGTTGTTGACGACAGTGAAGTCCAGGTTGAGGTCAGTCACGTCCTCTTCGTTGTCATACCCCTTGAGGTAAATCAGGTTCTTGTACATTACAGGATCGAGCGACGCGAGCTGATGCACGCTAACGTCCGACTTGGTGCCACCAACCAGCTTTGAGAGGAAGAACTCAGCCATGGGCAGCTCAACCAGGAGGTTCTCAAAGAGCGCCTGAAATTCATAATTCGAAGCAATATTGACCTGCCCGATTTATAGTTTTGAATAAGAATTTTACCTTGCCAAGCATTCGACCAATAAAAAAGTAGTGCTGCTGGAAGTTGTCAATCAGCATGTGAACACTTGGATTCGGGTAAAGCTGGTTGTCGGCCGTCATGCGGAAGAAACCTCTGTATCAGGAATATGGTTACCAcatgtcaaaaatttatagcacAATTAATTTGCCTATTTGGATCAAACGCCGTTTTCAAAAGCTCCGAGAGGAATTCACGAAAAACACCACCACCGTCGACGCCTGCTTCGTCGAGTCCAGCTGTGTTCACCAACTGCACCCTCATTTTGCTCCGGATTTCAGGCTCTGGAAGTTAAAATGACTATGCAAAACAatgaattgttaaatttaaataccgTTTTCTGGAGAAAGTTTCTCAAACGCGTCTTCATACAGGTAATTTCTGCGCACTACGATCTGTATTTGAGGGCCGCTGAGGAAGGCGGCCGTGGCCTGGTGCTCATCCTTCTCCTGCAGAACTAGCGTCTGGAAAAGGAGCACTCGCTGTTGGAAAGCAACCACAAAAGGCATCTCTTGCAGAATGGCCATCTGTCTGATTTCACTGGTCGACAAAGGTGGGCCTTGATCTGGAAAACgaaatcaggaaaataaatttgtatgtaCCATTAAATCTTTATCGTGGGAAACTCGATGAATAAGTTTAtaatttactgaaaattttcccataagcaaaattttaagggAAGAGGCACGAGGTTAATACATGTCATTAGCATTTACTGCAGCATCATTGCTATTTACTTAGAACATGCATGACGTAAAACTCAAGGGAATGCTCATTACTGCATGCACTTTAAACAACAACTactgtaaatatttgttgatttgtatattaaaatttatattaacataatataattatttgagaTAAAGGTCCATTGTATACTCTAACAAGGGAAACTCATGCCATTGTCTCACTCACTAATggtgaaaattattgtcaatacaaaattacaaataatggataaattatttttaaatcaactagCATATAAGAATACACTTCGCAATTCAAGATAATTTTGCCTTCTCAAGaggtagaaaaattcaaatgacgAAAATTGACTTCAGCCAGTTAAATTCTAAGAGAGCAACATAAAAGATCAATTGACTCACCCAAATTCAACGGGTCAAAAGTGAGCAATCGCTTGAAGGGTTTGTAGCTATGTCTCATGTTGAGTTTGCTGAGGCCAAGGCCGGGCACGATGACTCCTGCCGCGATCCAGTGGTCATCAGGACAGAAGCTTCTTCTCGTGTCCCTAGCGTGAAGGGCCCGCAGCAGGTCGACCGACACGTTGAACAAATGCCGCCAGATGCTGGTGTTGGTTGATTTGCTCTGATGATTTGGCCGCACCACATTTAAGTACTCGGCGCGGACCTGCATTCTCGACTCGGGAAAAGCGAGTCTGATCAGGCCGAGGCACACGCCCTTCATCTCTGTGCTTAACGGGATCAGTTCTGGCACAGTGAATGGCATCGAATTGCCGCCTGCAATGTTTCAAATAATGCACGTGAAACAAATACATtggaattatttgtaaattcatAGGGATTCTTTGAATTCATGGAGGGTGTTTGCAGCAGAGATTTGATatggtctgcaatttttttcacttcaattttatttttttagttgttGGGGTCAAATAGAGGTGTCGTGATCACCAGGTTTCacaaaaaatctgtaaaatacAGATTTCAACCGCTATTTGacccaaaaatttataaaaaaataagtgaagtgacaataaaaatttaaatattgcgaCCAAATCAAATCTCATGGAAAAACCcgggattaatttttccctcgcGATTATAAATATCTTTTTTCCTATGTTTTCTTTAGATATTACTTTTCATAATTATGACTTCAAAATAGTTGCTAGAAACCtacaaaacataattaaataaactgaaaatcaaacaattctAAACCGGACTTGCAGAGAATAAATTCAcagaaaaaagtaatttggaTCAATCAATGGTGAAAATAGCTTTATAAAAGtattgagaaataataaataaatgcatacataaatatttttattcagaaaaaaaatttttcaactgaATTGATGCATGTAAACTTTCAAAGACGggattatattatatttcctACCTTGACTTTCGCCCCAGAATTCTGAATCATGCAGCGTGAGGAGTAAAAGGGAGAAGAGCGAACAAAACACAGCAAGAGGTGGCACAAGAGCGCAGATTTCTGCGCTGGATAGCTCCAGCCCCCTGGCCAGAACTCGCAGCAGGAGGGCTTGACTTTGGTAGTCCGACGCCCTGTACGTATTGGTCAAAGTCAACCACACATTACGGAGGAACGCCGGTCTGAACGCCAGGGTGTATAGAATCCTAAGAATAGCTTGAGTCAGATAACGCGCAATTAAAGACGCACGGTTTGTACCTATAATTATTTACTGCTTGTTTGTGAGCCAGAAGAAGGTGGTGGCAAAGAGTGCAAATTGACTTTTGCAGCTCGCCGCTGGAATCTTCCACTTCCATCGACGCTAACAGTCGGTTCACTCTCCAGTCTTCATTTAACAACGCCAGGCACTCGTTGGCCAGCTGTAAAcacaaatattgaataatttgcacATAAGATGGCATAAAATTGTTGGTAAGCGCACCCAGGAAGATTTTTTGGGTTCTTCGTCGTCATCTTCAGACACAGGTTGGAGTTGATCCGTCAGGTGCCCAAGTGCGACCAAGTGGCTGAGTACGTCTTCGCTGCTGGAAGGCTGAGAATGCACATCTTCCAGTTTCAACAGAGAATACAAAAGCGTGAGAGAAGACGGCAAGCTTTGCAGCACTCTGGAAAACTCGTAGAGCGGAAAGCCAGGGGCCAATTTCGGAAGGATGAACAGTCGCATCGGATCTGTCAAGGGTGCGACCAGGAACTCCTTGGCCAAGTGCGATAAAATGCAGTCGCTGCAcgattccaaaataaatttgagctcCAATCACACTTCATGAATTTTACCTATATTGACGATCTCTCTCCTGGAGGAAAATCGGCGCTTTTAAGAGGTCGAGGAGGCAGAGAGAGATGGGCGCAATCGGACTGCCTTCCATCATTGGTGGTACCCGGCATTCAAACAAATGCCTCAATTGCTTGAAATATCCTAGGATTGTAGGGAAAAcagattaattttcactttgaagGTCCAAACCAAGGACAAACCTCTTTTGGTCAAGTACAAGAAGGTGTGCTGGCCTGAGAGTTTGTTGATGAAGACCTCTAGTAGCCTTAGAGGAATGGTGATATTGCACTCTTTCTCCGTCATCTGTACCAGGGCTACCCTGAGCAACCTTCGCAACCGCCACTTCCATTCATTCGAAGATTCGCACAACGACAGTATGCTAGGCTGATGCTTCAGCAATTCCTTGCACAACCACgtctggaaaaaaaattgaataatattaaaatctagaACATTGGGCAATAAAATTGGTCCTCGCTTACAAATCTCTGAGAATCTTCAGCGTGTTTGTAAAAGAACAACAACTGTCTGACCAACTTGTCTAGATCGTCCGGCCTCTTTTTGACCAGCTCGTCAAACTCCAGCCTCTGTGCTCTTCGACTCCTTTCCCTAACTAGGCATCCCCTAACAAAGCTCTGCAGTTCAATGGCGGCGGCCAGCTTTTTCCTCTGCTCCTGCTCAGTCGAatggtttgaattaaaatttcccattaGAGACTAGTTACACACCTCTCTCTTAGCCCTCTCGGCCTGCACCCTTTCCAAAAGTGCGTCCCGTTGCCTGCTACGGCCATATCCACCCAAGTTTTGTTCAGGCTTTCTTCGGAAGTCACCGTTGAACATTTTGCTCCACTTTCTTGCCACTTGATGGAATTACTCCGGCCTCCAGGCCAGGACAAGCCTGCTGCAGCCTCAATGCAACCCTCAAATGAAATCTACTCGATGACAGCAAAATGCTGGTCGGCTAGTCTACGAAAATATTAGTCTAAGACAAGAAGTTTCCCTGTCAAAAAGATCGGGAATCTCCTGTCTTGTCTGCCGTGcgttacaaacaatttttattagtaaAGTACATTGGCAGGCCACTGGGGGCGTGGAGAAAATCCATGTATAGTTGTTTTATACTCTAGCTTAACTTGGAAAActatttcatgaaaaactaaattaataaatatttttaaattttcttaaataatatttttctcgtaACTATTTTCTTGCGAATGATTTCGatatgaaatgcaaaataaacatttttggacTTTAACTCCTCTTGTTTTCACGCCTGATAACAGCTGTGGCTTGCAAGAGCCAATCAACATTGAGCATCCTGTTAGCCTACAGATCTCGCTCCCCTTTACCCCACAGAATTGACTCATTGTGAGCACGCACCATCTACCGCTAGCATGAGTACTATAGCCATAGCAAGGTACTTGCAAAGGTGGGAGGATGAACAAAATTCAATGCGTGCATTAtttcgtattttattttattctaattcgTAAAC
This window encodes:
- the LOC135939017 gene encoding serine/threonine-protein phosphatase 2A 56 kDa regulatory subunit gamma isoform-like isoform X5, which translates into the protein MQLRAIEANPADKEQLFIEKLRQCCTLFDFVSDPLSDLKWKEVKRAALHEMVEHVTSQKGVITEAVYPEAVAMFAVNLFRTLPPSSNPNGAEFDPEEDEPTLEAAWPHLQLVYEFFLRFLESPDFQPSTAKRFIDQKFVMQLLDLFDSEDPRERDFLKTTLHRIYGKFLGLRAYIRKQINNIFYKFIYETEHHNGIAELLEILGSIINGFALPLKEEHKVFLLKVLLPLHKVKSLSVYHPQLAYCIVQFLEKDPSLTEPVIMSLLKFWPKTHSPKEVMFLNELEEILDVIEPAEFQKVMIPLFRQLAKCVSSPHFQVAERALYYWNNEYIMSLISDNAPTILPIMFPSLYRNSKSHWNKTIHGLIYNALKLFMEMNQKLFDECTQNYKQERAKREKERAKEREDAWIRVHQLARQNYPDLPMVDLGTFEFDPVVGDIPDMDDINYDKIEIESREARQAVRNKEKPLLRRKSELPHDTYTIKALIDHQRADEYLTTPPDVNKC
- the LOC135939017 gene encoding serine/threonine-protein phosphatase 2A 56 kDa regulatory subunit gamma isoform-like isoform X2, producing the protein MPKIADVFRRHKSALVTKPSGPPSVPPPAPPTAAGAAPSTAPPPPPAQINKLKLAGPPHNLKNKDKRQGSSRFNVSKNRELQKLPSLKEANPADKEQLFIEKLRQCCTLFDFVSDPLSDLKWKEVKRAALHEMVEHVTSQKGVITEAVYPEAVAMFAVNLFRTLPPSSNPNGAEFDPEEDEPTLEAAWPHLQLVYEFFLRFLESPDFQPSTAKRFIDQKFVMQLLDLFDSEDPRERDFLKTTLHRIYGKFLGLRAYIRKQINNIFYKFIYETEHHNGIAELLEILGSIINGFALPLKEEHKVFLLKVLLPLHKVKSLSVYHPQLAYCIVQFLEKDPSLTEPVIMSLLKFWPKTHSPKEVMFLNELEEILDVIEPAEFQKVMIPLFRQLAKCVSSPHFQVAERALYYWNNEYIMSLISDNAPTILPIMFPSLYRNSKSHWNKTIHGLIYNALKLFMEMNQKLFDECTQNYKQERAKREKERAKEREDAWIRVHQLARQNYPDLPMVDLGTFEFDPVVGDIPDMDDINYDKIEIESREARQAVRNKEKPLLRRKSELPHDTYTIKALIDHQRADEYLTTPPDVNKC